The nucleotide sequence ATGTTGAAATCAGTAAATAAACACAGAGAAGATATAACGCATTATTACGGAAATGATTATTTTGGAGATGAAGGTGTAATGCAAACAATGGGTGAAGATATTGGTGTGTATTTAGCTTTGAAATGTCCAGAAATTTTTGAACATTTTGTTTATGAAGAAGAAGCAGAAATTTTTGAAAGCATAGAAACAAAAACGGTTACAGGATCCATTCATAATATAAACGATGAAAGGTTTATAACTTTTGTTGTACAAGAAGAATCGGGAAAAAAACACGAATTCATTTTGTTGTATGATTTTGAAACGGCTTATTTGTTAACCGATAAATTAGTGAAAGTTAAAGATAAAGTAGAAATATCTTATTATGTTGGCGAACTATATGATGCCAAAGTAGGAAAATTTGTAAATTATAATATAGTATCTTATATACAAGCAAAATAACATGTTGATACCTTTTGAAGAAATGCCGAAATCGGCTCGGGTTTGGATTTACCAATCAAATAGAAAAATGACCGACGAAGAGCTGGCAACAGCAAATGAAGTGTTGACTAGTTTTGTAGAAAATTGGGCAGCACACAGCACTCCACTAAAAGCATCGTATCAAATAAAATATAATCGTTTTATTATTTTGGCGGTAGATCAAGAGTACCATGCAGCTTCGGGCTGTTCCATTGATGCTTCGGTAAAAATCATTCAAGATTTAGAACAAAAATTCGGAATCGATTTATTAGATAAAATGAATGTAACCTACAAAACAGGTGCATTCATCGCTCATAAATCATTAATCGATTTTAAGAAAATGGCAAAAGAAAAAGCTGTTAACGCCAATACCATTGTTTTTAACAATTTGGTGAATACCATTGAAGAATTCGAAGAATTTTGGGAAGTTCCTGCTGGTGAAAGCTGGCACAGCCGCTTTTTTTAATTTAGAATCTCAGTTTATTTTTTAAATTTATAAAGTAAAAGACAGATTATAATCTGTCTTTTACTTTATAAATTTAAATCTTTTTATTTTACAAAAATACCCATTGCAGAACCAATATTGTTACCATCTGTAAGGCTAGTAGGTACACCATTTTTCCAGTATGTACCAACAGGATGTCCACTTGAATTATATATGTCTCCTGCAACATATACATCATTTTCTAAAACAAATATCGACACAGCTGCAGCATCTCGCTGACCATTAGTTAGTGCTGTTGGCTCGCCATTTTTCCAGTATTTAGCAATTGAAGGTCCTGTATTAGGGATACCTTCTCCACCAGCAATATAAACATCATTACCTGATACAAATATTGAATTCGCGAAGGCATTTAATGTACCGTCTGTAATAGAGACGACTACGCCGTTTTTCCAATATTTAACTACACTTGTGTAACCGTTATTTTCGTTTCCAGCTATATAAATATCATTACCAGAAACGAAAATAGATTTAGCAATAGTATGTATCGAACCATCACTAAGGTTTATACCAATACCATTTTTCCAATATTTTGCTATTTCATTACCGTTTGGATCATTTTCGTATCCTGCAACGTAAATATCGTTTCCAGAAATAAAAATAGATTCTGCATAAGAACTGAACTTATTGCTTGGTAGTGGAAATTCTACACCGTTTTTCCAATAAGTAGCTACCGGAGGTGCGTTGTGATGTTCTTGTTTCCAGCCTGCAACATATATATCATTTCCTGATACAAAAATAGATGTTGCATTTGCGCTATTTTCTTTAGTGGTAAGCGAAACTCCTATTCCATTTTTCCAGTATTTTGCTATAGTTGTTTGGCCATCATGTTCTAAACCTGCTACATACACATCATTTCCTTCGACAAATATTGAATTCGCAAACGCACCTTTATTACCATTGTTAATTGGAAACGCTATACTGTCTTTCCAGTAAGTTACAACAGCCGTTACTCCGTCAAGACCTCCACTTGTACCAACTATATATACTGTTGGCGGAGGTGTTGGATCATCTTCAATATTAAGAACTTCGACATCAGTACACGATACTGCGTTTAGATATAATATAGATAATAAGGAAATACCTAAGATCTTTGTTATGAAATTTTTCATGAAATAGAGAGATAGAAAATTTGAAAAAAGGTTCATAAATGTTTTGTTTTTTTAGTTTTATAATATCTAGTTTTAGTTTATAATAATACTTTAACAAAAGAACAAATTTATTTTTTAAAATCAAAAAAAAAATCCTAGTTTTTAGTCAGCGCTTTTTAAATTTTATTTAATTTTATATAAAATTTAAAATGAAATCATTGCAAATTTATTGTTTGATTTACATTTCTTTGATTTAAAAAAGTTTCATCGTGAGAAATTACTACTAAAGTACCTTGATAATCGTTAATTGCATTAGTAAGAATTTCTTTGTTTTGAATGTCGAGATTGTTGGTAAGCTCAGCTAAAATAATAATATCCGGCGATTCACTTCTAATAGTCAAACAACATAACATTAACCGCATACGTTCGCCACCACTTAAAGCATTACAAGATTTGTCCCAAGTATTTTGAGGAAAAAGAAAACGATTCAATCTGATTTTCACTTCATGTTCCTCCAAGTTAAAAGCGTTGAACTGTTGTGCTTGTTCGTACACTTTCAAGTTGTTATTAATTAAAGAATAATCCTGATCTATGTAAACCGATTTACTTTCTTTGTGAAAAACAGTTCCTTGTTGCGGTTGTAAATTATCTAATAATATTTTTATAAATGTGGTTTTGCCCGATCCGTTATTACCTTTTACAGCAATACGTGATCCACTTAAAATTTGTATATTTAAATTGTTCTTCCATATAAAATCGCCGTTTTCATACTTATTAATTTATGTTTTCTGCATTAAAAAGCACTTTACCTTTATGAAGCGAAGAATTGTTAAAGCCGAATTTCATTTGTTCGGTTTATACTAGAGTTGATCTTAAATCTTGCAGTTAGTCTCTAATACTTCCAGCTTTTTCTGTGTGAATACTTTTAAGCTTCGCCGTGCTGTTTTCGGCATTGTTTCGCAGTGTATTCATCATTATTTTAGTAACGCCTGATTTTTCTTGTTTGCCTTTTCCTCTGCTATCTAATTTTTGCTGTCGTTCAATGGTTTCGCGTTCCTTTTCGCATGCTTTCTTCAATGCTTTTTCCTTGCTGGTGAAAGCTGGCACAGCCGCTTTTTTTAAAAAAACAGAAAATCATCTTTAGTTATTTAAAGATGATTTTTTTTAGCGTTCTTTTTTTATAAAAAGCTACTTTACTTTTACACACTTAATAGCCATTTTTCCTTGTTCCAACACCAGATTTTTTACTTTGTTGTTTTCCATTGTAAAAATCAATTTGCCTTTTGCATTTCGTAAAAAGAATGTGTTTGCATCCATTCGTTCCAACAAAGCTCTTTCGCCTATTTTTCCGTTTTCAAGTTCGTTCATAAACAAATAATTGTTTTCGGCTTCGGTGATTTCAAACTTTGCAATCGTTACTAAACCGGCAATTTTTGCTTTATATGTCCCTGTGAAAATAGCTAATTCAGGCTTGGTAACTTCCGAATGATAAAATACAGGATATTCATATTTTTTGTCGAAATAAGCAGAAAGAATACCCACCATTATATCGTTGATGTTTAATCGCGAACCATTGCAAGTGATTGATAGATACAAATCCTCACTCGGAAAATACAATGCAGCACTTTTAAACTCATCAATTCCACCCGTATGCCCCCAACCAATTTTATCGTAAAATGGTGCTTTAAATAATCCGTGTCCAATTGCTTTGCTTTTTAGTTTTTGCATTACGGCAAGTGATTCGTTTGAAACTAAATCTCCGTGGAATAAGTGATACATTAATTTGTTCAAATCACTTACGTTTGAAATGATGGCACCTGCTGCAAAAGGAAGGCTGGGATGCGAACTCACATCTTCAAACCAATCTTTTCCGTTAAATAAATACGATTTATACTGCTTAATGTCTTGTTCATTTTCTGCAACGAAAGTCTTTTGCAATCCTGCTTTTTTCACAATACGTTCATCTATGTTTGTTGCATAACTTTTCCCCGTAAGGTCTTCAATAATGTATCCCAATAACACGTAATTTGAATTACTGTATGAACAATCTTTGTTGGGTTTAAAGTCGGGTTTTTCTTTCGTGATGATATTTAAAATCTGCTCTTTTGAAAAGTTTTGATTTCTTGTGGAGTAATAATTATCCCAAAAAGTAATATTGAAGATGCCGCTTGTATGTGAAAGTAAATTTTCAATTGTTATTTGGTCAGCATATTTAATCTGAGGATAAAATTTGCTCAAAGGTGTTTGAAGTGTTAGTTTTTTTTCTTCAATCAATTGAAAAACAGCAATAGCTGTAAAAATCTTAGTGACAGAACCAACCCTGTATTGACCATTTTCTGCTTTTAATGGATTCGATTTATAGGAATACACCGTTTCATTCCCCTTTTTCATTTCTACCGTTCCCAAAAAAGAATTTTCTTTTGAAAGGTAATTTAGGAAGTTATTTACTGCAATTTTATTGCTATCCGTTTGTGAAAAACAGTTTGTTGTTATCAAAAAACTTAATAAGATAATTGCTTTTTTTGTCATTTTTTCAAAATAATTTCAACTATACTAAACGGTAGTAAAGTTACTTTTTTTTAGGAAAAAACAAATTAGAAGAAAAAAATATGAAATGTATCTTTCTGTTGAATATTAAGGTATCGTTTTTGGTAAACCATTATCCCTGCTTCAAAAGAATATTTTCTTGTATAAAGTGGTAGGTGGTTTGTTTTTTAACGCAAAATTCCGAATTATAATTATTAAAATCGTAGCTAAAACATTATTTTTGAAAATGTTTTATTTAAAATTTGTTATGAAAAAAATCTGGGTAACGTTTTTATTAGCTCCTATATTACTAGTTGCACAACCAAAACAAAAGTTTCAAGCACCTGATAAATGGGTTGATAGCGTTTACAATCAAATGTCGTTCAATGAAAAAGTGGGGCAACTTTTTATGGTAGCCGCATACTCCAACCGCGATGAAAAGCACCTTCAAGAACTCTTAGATTTGGTACGATCTAAAAATATTGGCGGTGTGATTTTTTTTCAAGGCGGACCGGGCAGGCAAGCACACATGACTAATAAATTACAAGCGGCTTCAAAATTGCCTTTATTTGTTGGTATTGATGCCGAATGGGGATTGGGCATGCGTTTAGATTCTACTTATGTTTATCCTTGGAATATGAACCTTGGAGCCATTCAAAACAACGATTTAATAGAACAAATGGGCACGCAAATGGGCGAACAAGCAAAACGCTTGGGAGTTCATTTTATGTTTGCACCTGTGGTTGACATCAATATCAATCCATTGAACCCTATTATTGGTAACCGCTCATTTGGAGAATCAAAAGAGAACGTAGCCGATAAAGCAACTGCTTTAATGCGCGGCATGCAAAAAAATAATGTGTTTGCAACAGCCAAGCATTTTCCGGGACATGGCGATACAGCAACCGATTCGCATCATGCGTTACCCAATATCGGTTTTGATAGAAAAAGATTAGACAATATTGAATTGTATCCATATAAAAAATTGATCAAAGAAGGTTTGGCATCGGTTATGGTGGCGCATTTATCAGTACCTGCACTAGAGCCAAAATCGGGTGTTCCTACCTCCTTGTCATACAACACTATTACCAAGCTTTTAAAAGAAGAATTAAATTTTAAAGGATTGATTTTTACAGATGCTTTAAATATGAAAGGTGTTGCCAACCACAAATCGCCGGGTGAAGTTGATTTAGCAGCCTTTTTAGCCGGAAACGATGTGTTGCTTTTTGCAGAAAATGTGCCCTTGGCAGTTGAAAAATTCAATCAAGCATTTGAAAAAGGCGAATTTACAGAAGAGCGATTGGCACATTCGGTAAAAAAAATATTGCTTTACAAGTACAAAGCAGGTTTAAATAAATACCAACCAATCCTTACAAAAAATCTGTATAAAGATTTAAACAAAGAAGAATATACCAACTTAAGCTACAAGTTGTACGAAGATATGGTTACTGTTGTTAAAAACAATAAAAACATAGTACCTTTTAAAAGTGCTAAACCTCAAAATATTGCCTATGTGAAATTGGGCGACGATGTGAACGATACATTTATCGAAGCTTTGCAGGCAAACCAACCTGTAACGGTTTTTAATCATTATCAAATCGAAGATCATTTGAACGATTTAAAAGCATTCGATCTAATAATTGTGGGCTATCACAAAGCAGACGGAGTGTGGAAAAAACATGATATGGCACGCAATGAAATCAACTTGCTAGACAATATCGCCAAAAACAATAAAACCATTTTTGTGTCTTTTGCAAAGCCATACGCAATAAGTGATGTGAAAGATTTTTCAAATTTTGAAGCCGTAGTTTTAGGCTATCAAAACAATGTGATTGCCCATAGAAAAGTAACCGATGTTTTGTTTGGAATGCAGGCTGCAAAAGGAAAATTACCTGTTTCTATTGGTTCTCATTTTAAATATGGTGATGGAATAACAACCAAGGCCAATAAAAATTTGCGTTACGGCCGTGCCAGCGAACAAGGTTTTAACGAAGAAAAATTAAAAGAAATCGATGCGTTTGTTCAAACAGCGATTAGAAACAAATATACACCTGGTGCACAAGTTTTAGTAGCTAAAAACGGAAATATTGTGTATAATAAATCGTTTGGAACCATGACCTATAACGATCATTTAACTGTGAATAATCAAACCATTTACGATTTGGCTTCGCTTTCTAAAATGTTGGGAACCTTGCCCATGGTGATGAAAATGTATGACGACGGAAAGTTGCGTTTCGACCAAAAATTAGGAGATTTATTGCCCGAATTTAAAAATACAGATAAAGCACATATCACTATAAAAGAATTACTAACACACAATTCTGGTTTAGTTGCTTGGATTCCGTTCTACAAAGAAACCTTGGAAAACGGCAAGCCTAATGCAACTTTATACAAACCTACTTTTTCAAATGATTATAATTTACAGATTAATGATAATTTATTTTTAAAATCAGATTATAAAAAAGTTGTTTTGCAAACCATTGCTGCATCAAAATTGGGCAGAAAGGAATACAAATACAGCGATCTTAATTTTATTCTTTTGGCTGAAATTGTAGAACGAACCTACAAAAAACCGTTGAATGAATTGGTGAACCAGTATTTTTTTGATAAAATATCAGCAAACAATTTAACCTATCTTCCGTTAACAAAATTTGATGTATCGCAAATCGCACCAACCGAAGAAGATACCTATTACCGATACACCACCGTTCAAGGATATGTGCACGATATGGGTGCTGCGATGTTTGGCGGAGTTGCAGGTCATGCAGGATTGTTTGGCAATGCATTGGATGTTGCAAAAATGATGCAGCTTTTTTTAGACAAAGGCAGATTTAATGGCGAACAATTGCTCTCTGAAAAAACCATTAACGATTTTAATACCTGTTATTATTGCAAGGAAGGAAATAGGAGAGGAGCCGGTTTCGATAAACCCCAATTAGGCAAAAGCGGACCTACCTGCGGTTGTGCTTCCATGAACAGTTTTGGGCATACAGGTTTCACAGGAACAATGGCTTGGGCAGATCCAGAAAACGATTTAATTTATGTTTTTTTATCGAACCGAACCTATCCAAATGCCGATGAAAATAAGCTTTCAAAAGCCAATACCCGAGAAGATATTCAGCAAGTGATATACGATGCACTTAAATAATTAATTTTTGAAATTTACAATATGAAAATAGCCATAGTTTGCTATCCAACCTTTGGTGGAAGTGGTGTAGTTGCTACCGAATTAGGTATTGAACTTGCCAAGCGCAACCACGAAGTTCATTTTATAACTTATAGCCAGCCGGTGCGTTTGGCACTTTTAAATAAAAATATTCATTACCATGAAGTGGTCGTGCCAGAATATCCATTGTTTCATTACCAGCCTTATGAATTGGCGCTTTCTAGCAAAATTGTAGATACAGTTAAAGAATTTGGTATCGATCTTTTACATGTACATTATGCCATTCCACATGCTTTTGCGGGTTATATGGCAAAACAAATGTTGGCAGATCAAGGAATTTCATTGCCAATGGTAACCACATTGCATGGTACGGATATCACATTGGTGGGCAATCACCCGTTTTATAAAACCGCGGTGAGTTTTAGTATCAACCAGTCCGATTATGTAACTTCGGTTTCTGAGGATTTAAAAAAATCTACCTATGAATTATTCGATACCACGAAAGATATTCATGTAATTCCCAATTTCATAGAAGAAAAAAACACCTTTGATGCCAATTTTCAGTGCAAACGAAGCCTATTTGCCCATGAAGGTGAACGTATTGTTACCCATGTGAGTAACTTTAGAAAAGTGAAACGCATATTGGATGTAGTAAAAGTTTTTCATGGAATACAACAACAAATTCCAGCAAAATTAATGATGGTGGGCGATGGTCCCGAACGATTAGGAGCAGAAGAACTAGCCAAAGAATTGGGTATCGAAAACAAAGTGATATTCTTTGGAAATTCGTCTGAAATCGACAGTATTCTGAAGTATTCAGATTTATTTTTATTACCTTCTGAAACCGAGAGTTTTGGCTTAGCCGCATTAGAAGCCATGGCCAATAAAGTGCCGGTAATATCATCAAACACCGGAGGACTACCAGAAGTAAATGTAGAAGGTGTTTCGGGCTTTTTAAACAATATAGGCGATATAGACGGAATGGTAAGCAATGCCTTACACATTTTAAAAGACGATCGATCTCTTGCTACTTTTAAAGAACAAGCATTTGCACATTCAAAAAATTTCAGCGTAGAAAAAATTGTTCCGCTTTATGAAACAATTTACAATAAAGCATTAAAAAACACGCCTGTTTAGGCGTGTTTTAGGTTATTATTTGGCTTATAATTACTGTACGATTATTTTTTTAGTTGCTTTACCTTGATTAGTATAAACCTGTACATTATAAATTCCTTTAGCAAAACCACTTACATTAATTGTTTTTTCAGAAGTTTCTTTCACTAATTGCCCGTTAGTATTGTAGATCAACACTTTTTCCAACGATAAGTTTTCTTTCAATTCAATATTTATAATATCGGTTGTAGGATTAGGGTGAATATTGAAGTTTTCTAATACAAAAGTATCTGATGATAAAATGCCTGATAAATTGAAAACTTGTACAGAACCAGGAGATGTTCCCTTTGCTTGGTAATTATTAGCCTGCAATAAGTTCTCGCTAACATTTTGTTTATCAATAATCAATGATTTGCCTCCTACACTGTTAGCTCCGGGATTTCCAACAGCTAAACTATATCCGTCTTTAGAGAGTGCAATAGATGATCCTACCCTGTCACCAGTATTAGCTCCAATTACACTTCCTTTTTCAACCCAATTATTTTGAATATTCTCAAAGATGCGAACTTTACCGCTGTCTGTTCCATTTGTTGTATCAGCACCAGTGCTACCAATAGTTATGGCATTTCCATTAGCTGAAATTGCTAAGCCTGAACCGCAGTAATCACCTGCAGCTTCACCCGTAATATTGTTTCCTACCTTTAACCAGTTATTAGCTTGATTTTTATAAACTTCAACATGTCCAGAGTTTAATCCCTTAATATTTGGACCACCAGCAATAGCTAAAGTGCCACCATCCGAAGATAGAACCAATCTATACCCGTAACTTTCATTTTGATTATTTCCGTATAAAGTATTTCCTACTTTAGCCCAGGTGCCAAGCTGATATTTATATACATATACAAGTCCGCTATCAAAATTCCCTCCAGTTGGTTTACCATCTATATCACTAAAAGCTAATATCGTACCATCTCCAGATAAGGAAACATTATGCCCGTAACGTAAGGATAAAATATCGTTAGTTGAATTATTATATATACTAAATCCACCAATTTTTTGCCACGTCCCAGCTATATTTTTATAAACTTGTACTTGTTCAAAAAATATAGCAAAATTAGTAGGACTGCCAATCGCAACAGTAGAACCGTCGCTTGATAAGGAGATTGCTAATCCAAAAAGTAAATCAGCAGTAGTATCAACTATATCCTGACCAACCTTTGTCCATATACTATTTACATTTTTGTAAACACTTACATAACCTCTGTGAGAAATATTATTTGTAGTACGCTTAGCTGAAAAAGCAGAAAATGCTACTGTACTCCCATCATCAGAGAGTGCTATTTTATATCCTATTTGATCATCTGCTATTGCTCCTTCAATATCCTGTCCAATTTGTGTCCAAGTACCTGATGCTTTTGAGTAAACTCTAATATGTCCAGTGTCTGTTCCGTTGTTATCATTTCCTGGGGCTGATACTGCCATAACACTCCCATCTGCAGATAAGGCAACACCGTGCCCAAACCTGTCGTCAGACATATCGCCTACAATATCCTGCCCAATTTGTGTTTGTGCATTACTTATTGTAGCAATTAAGAATGCAAATAGTAGTTTTAGTTTCATGTTTAGTTTGATTATTATTTTACGATTATTTTTTTAGTAGCATTACCTTGATTGGTTAAAACCTGTACATTGTAAATACCTTTTGCAAAACCATTTACATTAATTGTTTTTTCAGATGTTTCTTTTACCAATTGACCGTTTGTGTTGTAAATAAATACTTTTTCCAACGATAAGTTTTCTTTCAATTCAATGTTTAGAATATCGGTTGTAGGGTTAGGATAGATGTTGAAGTTTTGTAAAACGAAAGTATCAGATGATAAAATGCCAGATAAATTGAAAACTTGGACAGAACCTGGAAAAGTTCCTTTTGCTTGATAATTATTTGCCTGCAATAAATTATCGCTAACAGTTTGTTCTTCAAAATTTGTAGTATATGGTTTACCACCCACGCTGCTACTGCCGGAATTTCCAACGGCTAAATTGTATCCGTCTTTCGATAATGCAATAGACCAACCTATTTTATCGCCTGCATTAGCACCAATTACGCTGCCTTTTTCAATCCAATTGTTTTGAATGTTTTCAAAGATGCGAACTTTGCCAGTATCTGTTCCGTTTACTGTGTCACATCCTGTACAGCCTATAGCTAAGGCATTTCCATTTGCTGACATAGCTAAACCTTGACCACAAAAATCCATTGCTGCATCGCCTACAATATCATTTCCTATTTGTACCCAGTTATTACCCATAATTTTATAAACTTCTACATGACCAGAACCTGCGCCACCTACAGAAGAACCTCTTACACTAATTGCTAAAATACTTCCATCTGCAGAAAGCTGTACTCTGTGACCAAAATTTATATTTTTACTTTTTCCAGATAGTGTATTTCCTACTTTTATCCATGCTCCTGACTGATATTTATAAACTATCACAATACCACTTTCATTAACACTAGATAAGGTATTACCAGTAATGTCGCTAAAAGCTAGAGTATTGCCATCTCCTGATAAATATACATTCCATGCAAACTCACTATGTGAGGTAAAAAAATCTTCCGCATTAGGAGTTACATTATAATCATTCGAAATGATTTCTTTTATTTTAGCCCAATTCCCAAATATAAACTTATAAATAATAACTTTATTATTATAATTTTGGGCACTATTCTGTCCAATAGCGATTGTAGTACCGTCTGAAGATAATGAAAATGATAATCCAAATCCAGAAGTTTGTCCAAAAATTGGACTAGGATCATCCTCTCTCAATTCTTGTCCTATTTGTACCCAAGAGCCATTTACATTTTTGTATATACTAATGCTACCAACTTTAATTATGTTACCATAATAAGTTGAAGGAGTTATTTCTTTTTTAGTAATGGTTGAGAATGCTAAAGTACTACCATCATCAGATATCGCTATTTTATATCCAATCTGGTCATCGGCATTCGTTCCTTCAATATCCTGCCCAATTTGTGTCCAAGTACCTGATGCTTTTGAGTAAACTCTAATATGTCCAGCGTTTGCTCCGTTGTTATCGTTCCCTGGGGCAGATACTGCCATAACACTTCCATCGGCTGATAAGGCAACACCATGTCCAAATTTGTCATCTGCCATATCGCCTACAATATCCTGTCCAACTTGTGTTTGTGCATTACTTATTGTAACAATCAGCAACGCGAAAAGTAGTTTTAGTTTCATAAATGAATTTTTAATTATAATTTTTCAAATATATAATTCTTTTGATGAATTAAAATAAAAGCAATCAAAAAAATATCTATTTACATGATTTTTTTAATAATCATTAGAATTTCGTTTTGGCTCTTTTACCGTTGGCCATTCGGTATTTGCTGGTAAAACTCTTTTTTCGTTGGATATTTCGTTTGGATCGTTTGCCGCTTCTAAAGTTAGAATAGTGGTTGTAATTACGTTTCGCTCTAATTCTTCAAAAACAATTTTATCGTAGGTATCGCGGTTGGTGTGCCAAGTGTATTGTCCGTAATCCCAATTTTGTGTACCTAGATTAAACGCTGGAATACCTGCTGCTACAAAAGATGCGTTATCTGTTCCACCGGTTTGGGGCATTCCCGGAAAATCGGTTTTAATATGTTTTCTGTTTTCTTCGGGTACATTTTGCAACCAAGTTCCCAGATAATTATAAGCTTGTGTAAAACCTTGACCACCGATATAAGTTATTCTGCCCGTGCCACTGTCTTGGTTAAAAAGTACTTTTATTTTTTGCACTTCGCTTGGGTGGTCCATCACATAGGCGCGCGATCCATTTAAACCTTGTTCTTCGCTTCCCCAATGCCCAATTACAATGGTTCGGTCGTTATTTGGAGCATATTTTTTAATTAAACGTGCCACTTCCATCATTAAAATAGTTCCTGTTCCATTATCGGTCGCACCTTGAGCCCCGTCCCACGAATCTAAATGTGCCGATAGCATCACATATTCATCTGGTTTGGTTTTACCGGGAATAGTAGCAATGGTGTTGTATGTTTTTGCTGTTCCCAATTTTTTTGATTGGGTGTTGATTTTTAATAGCGGACTTTTCTCATTCACAGCCAAACGATGCAACAAACCATAATCTTCTAAACTAACATCTACCATTGGCGTGTTTTTAGAAAAACTATAAAATATTCGATTGCTTCCCATAGTGCCCGTGAAATAAGATTGCACAAAACCAACTGCTCCTTTTGTTTCTAAATATTCTACTATTTCCCGAATCGATTTTTCGGTTGCTTTTAAGCTATTGTTCCAAAGCGTGTTTTGATGTTCTTTTTCTTTTTTGTATGATGCAAAATCGTCTTCAGT is from Paenimyroides aestuarii and encodes:
- a CDS encoding T9SS type A sorting domain-containing protein gives rise to the protein MKLKLLFAFLIATISNAQTQIGQDIVGDMSDDRFGHGVALSADGSVMAVSAPGNDNNGTDTGHIRVYSKASGTWTQIGQDIEGAIADDQIGYKIALSDDGSTVAFSAFSAKRTTNNISHRGYVSVYKNVNSIWTKVGQDIVDTTADLLFGLAISLSSDGSTVAIGSPTNFAIFFEQVQVYKNIAGTWQKIGGFSIYNNSTNDILSLRYGHNVSLSGDGTILAFSDIDGKPTGGNFDSGLVYVYKYQLGTWAKVGNTLYGNNQNESYGYRLVLSSDGGTLAIAGGPNIKGLNSGHVEVYKNQANNWLKVGNNITGEAAGDYCGSGLAISANGNAITIGSTGADTTNGTDSGKVRIFENIQNNWVEKGSVIGANTGDRVGSSIALSKDGYSLAVGNPGANSVGGKSLIIDKQNVSENLLQANNYQAKGTSPGSVQVFNLSGILSSDTFVLENFNIHPNPTTDIINIELKENLSLEKVLIYNTNGQLVKETSEKTINVSGFAKGIYNVQVYTNQGKATKKIIVQ
- a CDS encoding T9SS type A sorting domain-containing protein, whose protein sequence is MKLKLLFALLIVTISNAQTQVGQDIVGDMADDKFGHGVALSADGSVMAVSAPGNDNNGANAGHIRVYSKASGTWTQIGQDIEGTNADDQIGYKIAISDDGSTLAFSTITKKEITPSTYYGNIIKVGSISIYKNVNGSWVQIGQELREDDPSPIFGQTSGFGLSFSLSSDGTTIAIGQNSAQNYNNKVIIYKFIFGNWAKIKEIISNDYNVTPNAEDFFTSHSEFAWNVYLSGDGNTLAFSDITGNTLSSVNESGIVIVYKYQSGAWIKVGNTLSGKSKNINFGHRVQLSADGSILAISVRGSSVGGAGSGHVEVYKIMGNNWVQIGNDIVGDAAMDFCGQGLAMSANGNALAIGCTGCDTVNGTDTGKVRIFENIQNNWIEKGSVIGANAGDKIGWSIALSKDGYNLAVGNSGSSSVGGKPYTTNFEEQTVSDNLLQANNYQAKGTFPGSVQVFNLSGILSSDTFVLQNFNIYPNPTTDILNIELKENLSLEKVFIYNTNGQLVKETSEKTINVNGFAKGIYNVQVLTNQGNATKKIIVK
- a CDS encoding M28 family peptidase, with the protein product MSKNYLKMYFSVCFAVISLSVSAQSTFQQNKQSIYKEISNEVAKNHQLEQLAFELLDVIGPRLVGSPEMEQAHNWVINTYKKWNIEAENVPYGEWKSWQRGTTEITMTAPRIKSIEGMQLAWNAATKKPVEAEVVAMPIFPSKRDFEKWAHSINGKIVLISPYQKSGRPENQWKEHATEDDFASYKKEKEHQNTLWNNSLKATEKSIREIVEYLETKGAVGFVQSYFTGTMGSNRIFYSFSKNTPMVDVSLEDYGLLHRLAVNEKSPLLKINTQSKKLGTAKTYNTIATIPGKTKPDEYVMLSAHLDSWDGAQGATDNGTGTILMMEVARLIKKYAPNNDRTIVIGHWGSEEQGLNGSRAYVMDHPSEVQKIKVLFNQDSGTGRITYIGGQGFTQAYNYLGTWLQNVPEENRKHIKTDFPGMPQTGGTDNASFVAAGIPAFNLGTQNWDYGQYTWHTNRDTYDKIVFEELERNVITTTILTLEAANDPNEISNEKRVLPANTEWPTVKEPKRNSNDY